The following are encoded together in the Schistocerca gregaria isolate iqSchGreg1 unplaced genomic scaffold, iqSchGreg1.2 ptg000888l, whole genome shotgun sequence genome:
- the LOC126324548 gene encoding uncharacterized protein LOC126324548, with protein MSKFGKHEWSPEEKSTIQSLLEVKLPVDHISSRPGTGGAKVSYIESWKAIELANAIFGYNGWSSSIVDITPDFIDQEAGKYRVGITAVVKVTLRDGTFHEDVGYGTHENRNKALAIENAKKEAVSDARKRALRVFGNALGNSVYDRIHVGQEVKQKKSNNLLSSPISYDGLRNSLKLDSMRRGAKNDPKMDLECLADQDQFIQTNLLEISSKASSIKTLDRIDVQFHSLKGRQENNSMNNTFSTNCTNFEFNTDPVDHLSKPIQLQPSLAPFEKVVVCDQGEAPPVRAKCSKYDAVASTMEFIKEDMVFDFGR; from the exons ATGTCTAAATTTGGGAAACACGAATGGTCGCCGGAAGAGAAGTCCACAATCCAATCTCTTTTAGAAGTCAAATTACCAGTGGATCACATTTCTTCTCGGCCGGGGACGGGAGGTG CGAAGGTGTCGTACATTGAAAGTTGGAAGGCAATTGAGTTGGCGAATGCCATCTTTGGATATAACGGATGGAGCAGCAGTATCGTGGACATTACTCCGGACTTCATCGATCAGGAGGCGGGAAAATACCGCGTAGGCATAACAGCTGTTGTCAAAGTAACACTCAGGGATGGTACATTTCATGAAGACGTAGGCTACGGCACGCATGAGAACAGAAACAAGGCGTTGGCTATCGAAAACGCAAAAAAAGAGGCCGTCAGCGATGCCAGAAAGAGGGCACTGAGGGTGTTTGGAAATGCTCTGGGAAATTCTGTATATGATCGTATACATGTTGGCCAAGAAGTGAAACAGAAAAAGAGCAATAATTTGCTGTCCTCACCTATTTCTTATGATGGGCTGAGGAATAGTTTAAAGCTTGATAGTATGCGTAGAGGGGCTAAAAACGACCCTAAGATGGATTTAGAATGTCTAGCGGATCAGGATCAATTTATTCAAACAAATTTATTGGAGATATCGTCCAAGGCATCATCCATTAAAACGTTGGATCGTATAGATGTACAATTCCACAGCTTAAAAGGTCGCCAAGAAAATAATTCAATGAATAATACGTTCTCAACAAATTGTACTAattttgaattcaataccgatccagTCGATCATCTTTCAAAGCCTATACAGCTGCAGCCTTCTTTGGCACCGTTTGAGAAAGTTGTAGTCTGCGATCAGGGCGAGGCGCCACCCGTCCGTGCAAAGTGCTCCAAATACGACGCCGTTGCAAGCACAATGGAGTTCATCAAAGAGGATATGGTATTTGATTTTGGAAGATAA